The Zavarzinella sp. genome includes a window with the following:
- a CDS encoding 3-hydroxyacyl-CoA dehydrogenase family protein, translated as MLQDSIRSPWADAETIPTYMGVRTPADEILANYLSEGYQLVAEGFAPSEVDKICLKSGFRFGPLTFMDGIGFETIARWITRRAEHWQTDVINLTFKRIFASFGSNVPENEGFYRRTWLGKRDNHVLRMLVWRDFLPYSRPYYRQGSDLDHQHVLRRIQFRLMNLAGNLLADDFYGTPEQIDAQCRLLLGTQTGTWAPFTMIDELGAMNVAEELQLMSSRYGRRFQVSDELYRRAEANEPFFPTVGVPQNIRTAA; from the coding sequence ATGTTGCAAGATAGCATACGAAGTCCCTGGGCAGATGCCGAAACGATTCCCACCTACATGGGAGTGCGAACTCCCGCCGACGAAATACTGGCGAATTACCTGTCCGAAGGGTATCAGTTGGTTGCGGAAGGCTTTGCCCCTTCCGAAGTGGACAAAATTTGTCTGAAAAGCGGTTTTCGATTCGGCCCACTGACTTTTATGGATGGGATCGGCTTTGAAACTATTGCACGCTGGATCACTCGACGTGCGGAACACTGGCAAACCGACGTCATTAATCTGACATTTAAGCGAATATTTGCTTCATTTGGCTCGAACGTGCCGGAGAACGAAGGCTTTTACCGTCGCACGTGGCTGGGAAAACGCGACAATCACGTTCTGCGGATGTTGGTCTGGCGAGATTTTCTGCCTTATTCCAGACCATACTACCGACAGGGCAGCGACCTGGACCACCAGCACGTGCTGCGCCGTATTCAGTTTCGGCTGATGAATCTGGCGGGTAACCTGTTAGCAGATGATTTTTATGGCACGCCAGAGCAGATTGATGCACAGTGCCGTTTGTTATTAGGCACACAAACAGGCACGTGGGCACCATTTACAATGATTGACGAACTTGGTGCTATGAATGTTGCAGAAGAATTGCAATTAATGAGTTCACGTTACGGTCGGCGGTTTCAGGTATCGGATGAATTGTATCGCCGGGCAGAAGCGAACGAACCATTTTTCCCCACAGTGGGGGTACCACAAAACATCCGCACCGCAGCGTAA
- the katG gene encoding catalase/peroxidase HPI, with protein MTRTSRRLIAATSVVLVAAGVIAYVRTNDRTLQAQAQGTPLTPPATEQATSTQVLAGQPGEQPADPMAKCPVLGGVQKPAMQRQTAAGGMSNGDWWPNQLNLKILHQNSQKSNPLNPEFNYSEEFKKLDLEALKKDVMTLMTTSQEWWPADYGHYGPLFIRMAWHSAGTYRTSDGRGGASYGLQRFAPLNSWPDNGNLDKARRLLWPIKQKYGQKISWADLMVFAGNCALESMGFKTMGFAGGRADVWEPQEDIYWGPESEWLGDKRYTGNRNLENPLAAVQMGLIYVNPEGPNGKPDPLAAARDIRETFARMAMNDEETVALIAGGHTFGKAHGAAPPDKNVGPEPEGAGIEEQGLGWKNKFGTGKGKDTITSGLEGAWTSTPAKWSTGYFDNLFGYEWELTKSPAGAQQWTPKNGEGKGTVPDAHVAGKFHAPIMFTTDLALKMDPAYNKISKRFHENPKEFEVAFAKAWYKLTHRDMGPVTRCLGPLVPPAQIWQDPVPAVDHPLIDAKDIAALKSKILESGLSISQLTSTAWASASTYRETDRRGGANGARIRLAPQKDWEVNQPAQLTKVIAAYEKIQQEFNAAQKDGKKVSLADLIVLGGNAAIEEAAKKAGHAVEVPFWPGRTDATAEMTDVESFSVLEPKNDGFRNYFGKTADRPAEEYLIDRANMLTLTAPEMTVLVGGMRVLDTNVGYPDLGKFTKKPETLTNDFFVNLLDNNTTWEKSKMCDHFYEGRDSTTGKIKWTASRVDLIFGSNSQLRGIAEVYGSADSQEKFVKDFVAAWTKVMNLDRFDVKVKK; from the coding sequence GTGACACGGACCTCTCGAAGACTCATCGCCGCAACCAGCGTGGTGCTCGTGGCCGCAGGGGTAATTGCCTACGTGCGAACCAATGATCGCACCTTGCAGGCACAGGCGCAAGGAACCCCATTGACACCCCCCGCTACCGAACAAGCCACCTCCACCCAGGTGCTAGCGGGCCAGCCGGGTGAACAACCAGCCGATCCGATGGCAAAATGCCCCGTGCTTGGTGGGGTTCAAAAGCCCGCCATGCAGCGTCAAACCGCTGCTGGTGGCATGTCCAACGGCGACTGGTGGCCAAATCAGCTCAATTTGAAGATTCTGCACCAGAATTCCCAGAAAAGTAATCCCCTGAATCCAGAGTTCAATTATTCCGAAGAGTTCAAGAAACTCGATCTGGAAGCGTTGAAAAAAGATGTGATGACGCTGATGACCACCTCTCAGGAGTGGTGGCCTGCGGATTATGGTCATTACGGACCACTATTTATCCGGATGGCCTGGCACAGTGCAGGCACCTACCGCACCAGCGATGGACGTGGGGGGGCATCTTACGGCTTGCAGCGTTTTGCCCCACTGAATAGCTGGCCGGATAACGGCAACCTGGACAAAGCACGCCGCCTCTTGTGGCCAATCAAACAGAAGTACGGCCAGAAAATCTCATGGGCCGACCTGATGGTGTTCGCAGGTAACTGTGCACTGGAATCGATGGGCTTCAAGACGATGGGCTTTGCTGGTGGCCGTGCCGATGTCTGGGAACCACAGGAAGACATTTACTGGGGACCTGAAAGTGAGTGGCTTGGCGACAAGCGATACACCGGCAATCGCAACCTGGAAAATCCGCTGGCAGCCGTGCAGATGGGTTTGATTTATGTGAATCCGGAAGGTCCGAACGGCAAGCCAGATCCATTGGCAGCCGCACGCGATATTCGTGAAACATTTGCCCGTATGGCAATGAACGATGAAGAAACTGTGGCGTTGATTGCCGGTGGCCACACCTTTGGCAAGGCCCACGGTGCCGCACCGCCCGATAAAAATGTTGGCCCGGAACCAGAAGGTGCGGGTATTGAAGAGCAAGGCTTAGGCTGGAAGAACAAGTTTGGCACCGGCAAAGGGAAAGACACCATTACCAGCGGTCTGGAAGGCGCCTGGACTTCCACCCCAGCCAAGTGGTCGACTGGCTATTTTGATAATCTGTTTGGCTACGAGTGGGAACTGACCAAGAGCCCCGCAGGTGCCCAGCAATGGACCCCGAAAAATGGTGAAGGAAAAGGCACGGTGCCCGATGCACACGTTGCTGGCAAGTTCCACGCACCGATCATGTTCACCACCGACCTGGCGTTGAAGATGGACCCCGCTTACAACAAGATTTCCAAGCGTTTCCATGAAAATCCGAAAGAATTCGAAGTGGCGTTTGCTAAGGCCTGGTACAAATTAACCCACCGCGACATGGGCCCGGTGACACGTTGCCTGGGGCCGTTGGTGCCACCTGCACAGATCTGGCAGGATCCTGTTCCTGCGGTGGATCATCCATTGATCGATGCGAAGGATATCGCCGCATTGAAGAGCAAGATTCTGGAATCTGGTCTGTCGATTTCGCAGTTGACCTCCACCGCGTGGGCTTCTGCCAGCACCTATCGTGAAACAGACCGTCGTGGGGGTGCAAATGGTGCACGTATTCGTCTCGCACCACAAAAGGATTGGGAAGTGAATCAGCCAGCACAACTGACAAAAGTGATTGCTGCCTACGAAAAGATTCAGCAGGAATTCAACGCAGCACAGAAAGATGGCAAGAAGGTATCTCTGGCCGACCTGATTGTGCTGGGTGGTAATGCAGCCATTGAAGAAGCTGCTAAGAAAGCTGGCCATGCAGTGGAAGTGCCTTTCTGGCCCGGCCGCACCGATGCCACTGCAGAAATGACCGATGTGGAATCGTTCTCTGTGCTTGAACCAAAGAACGATGGCTTCCGTAATTACTTTGGCAAGACAGCAGACCGACCTGCGGAAGAATACCTGATTGACCGTGCTAACATGCTGACCCTGACCGCACCTGAAATGACGGTGCTGGTGGGTGGGATGAGAGTTCTGGATACCAACGTGGGCTACCCTGACCTGGGCAAGTTCACCAAAAAGCCAGAAACCCTGACCAACGACTTCTTCGTGAATCTGCTGGACAACAACACCACGTGGGAAAAATCGAAGATGTGCGACCACTTCTATGAAGGACGGGATAGCACCACCGGTAAGATCAAGTGGACAGCCAGCCGCGTCGATCTGATCTTTGGTTCCAACTCTCAGCTCCGTGGGATTGCCGAAGTCTATGGCAGTGCAGATTCACAAGAGAAGTTTGTGAAAGACTTCGTTGCCGCCTGGACCAAAGTAATGAACCTGGACCGTTTCGATGTGAAAGTGAAGAAGTAA
- a CDS encoding polymorphic toxin-type HINT domain-containing protein: MFAEAVNVTVNGLKPQKLDSTYSFKINMFRRGHSVAGSRNIEDFKVGELVLSRNEYDSTAPIEIKVVEEVFVRLAPILSIHVHGQVINTTGEHPFYVENKGWIDGYPLRISLIQANGKPSII, translated from the coding sequence ATGTTCGCAGAGGCAGTCAACGTCACGGTTAATGGTCTGAAGCCGCAGAAGCTAGATTCAACTTATAGTTTCAAAATAAATATGTTTCGCCGCGGGCACTCCGTTGCTGGCTCCCGTAATATTGAGGATTTCAAGGTTGGTGAATTGGTTCTATCTCGCAATGAATACGACTCAACCGCGCCGATTGAAATTAAGGTTGTCGAAGAAGTATTTGTCAGACTGGCACCGATTCTTTCAATTCACGTTCATGGCCAGGTAATTAATACTACCGGGGAGCATCCGTTTTATGTGGAGAATAAGGGCTGGATCGATGGATATCCATTGAGGATATCTTTGATACAGGCGAATGGGAAACCGTCTATAATTTGA
- a CDS encoding DNA/RNA non-specific endonuclease, with product MRIADHHTYFVGSDEWGFSAWAHNAGSEYFDLNEITDFAGGNRGAREQAYEAADPSLFDPRVFDEANRPIKLSESELIALRSQIVAGEETVFTPHTKYMTPDGSVHMTDGTGRLVKTSFKVDEHSLNPPNSRVARSSHTEPFGESLSGVPGDIGFHLRADTLQGSPFYTNLVPGNTKLNNGAFKSLETKWKSAANVDIRLMSR from the coding sequence TTGAGAATCGCCGACCACCACACGTACTTCGTGGGCTCCGACGAGTGGGGCTTCAGCGCCTGGGCACATAACGCGGGGAGTGAATATTTTGACCTCAATGAAATCACAGACTTTGCAGGAGGTAATCGGGGCGCACGCGAACAGGCTTACGAAGCAGCAGATCCAAGTCTGTTTGACCCTCGGGTGTTTGACGAGGCCAATCGTCCAATTAAGTTGAGCGAGAGCGAATTGATAGCCTTGCGGAGCCAAATCGTTGCTGGGGAAGAAACGGTGTTTACTCCCCACACGAAGTACATGACGCCAGATGGTTCGGTTCACATGACGGATGGAACTGGACGTTTGGTCAAAACATCGTTCAAGGTTGATGAACATTCGTTAAATCCGCCGAATTCCAGGGTTGCAAGATCTTCTCATACCGAACCGTTCGGGGAATCGTTGAGTGGTGTGCCGGGAGACATCGGATTCCATTTACGTGCTGATACACTACAAGGATCGCCATTCTATACCAATTTGGTGCCGGGGAACACGAAACTCAACAATGGAGCGTTCAAATCTTTGGAAACTAAGTGGAAATCAGCAGCCAACGTGGACATACGGTTGATGTCGAGATAA
- a CDS encoding TetR/AcrR family transcriptional regulator translates to MSVATQTRAQNTEVARARREQIIEAAVAIITAQGLHSLSLSKIEAQTGMKRGQLTYYYATKEEILLAVFDRMLLLVHQQLTSPQQPDERRGIPPMADFMQQLLQLILQPGDLNKEFHTLQYTFLAQIAFREDFRAKLADVYGEWRNTMGAHWHVTMPDEGLKQRYSGRTVASFLQALLHGLTLQLAADPNAFDRQEMLKLCIESLIPLIPKLAEHASPVGE, encoded by the coding sequence ATGAGTGTCGCAACCCAAACTCGTGCCCAAAATACTGAAGTTGCTCGCGCACGCCGGGAGCAGATCATTGAAGCTGCCGTGGCAATCATTACTGCCCAGGGGCTGCACAGCCTGTCGCTTTCCAAAATTGAAGCCCAGACCGGCATGAAACGTGGGCAACTGACCTACTATTACGCCACCAAAGAAGAAATTCTGCTGGCAGTGTTTGACCGGATGTTATTGCTGGTGCACCAGCAACTGACCAGCCCACAACAGCCTGATGAACGACGTGGGATTCCCCCGATGGCGGACTTCATGCAGCAGTTACTGCAACTGATTCTCCAGCCAGGCGACTTGAACAAAGAATTTCACACGTTGCAGTATACGTTTTTGGCGCAAATCGCTTTTCGCGAAGACTTTCGGGCAAAATTAGCGGATGTCTATGGCGAATGGCGGAATACGATGGGTGCCCACTGGCATGTGACGATGCCGGATGAAGGGCTGAAACAGCGTTATTCTGGCCGCACGGTGGCATCGTTTCTGCAGGCACTGCTGCACGGGCTGACGTTGCAGTTAGCCGCCGATCCCAACGCATTTGACCGCCAGGAAATGTTGAAATTGTGCATTGAAAGTCTGATTCCGTTGATTCCGAAGTTGGCAGAACACGCCTCCCCGGTGGGAGAATAA